The following are encoded together in the Malaya genurostris strain Urasoe2022 chromosome 3, Malgen_1.1, whole genome shotgun sequence genome:
- the LOC131439210 gene encoding cytochrome c oxidase subunit 6B1-like — protein sequence MAPAALPLKAAPFDPRFPNTNQTKYCYQSYLDFHRCEKVKGKGDKVCKYFKDVFNDLCPNAWVEKWDTQRAEGTFAGKI from the coding sequence ATGGCACCAGCAGCACTGCCGTTGAAGGCGGCCCCTTTCGATCCTCGCTTCCCGAATACCAATCAGACCAAGTACTGCTACCAGAGCTATCTGGATTTTCACCGTTGCGAGAAGGTGAAAGGCAAGGGCGATAAAGTTTGCAAGTACTTTAAGGACGTGTTCAATGACTTGTGTCCAAATGCGTGGGTTGAAAAATGGGATACCCAGCGTGCCGAAGGAACATTCGCTGGCAAAATCTAA
- the LOC131439208 gene encoding RNA-binding protein 25-like: protein MQQNDYRSAIVRDRDREERHRSRDREHDRDRDRERERMRDRSRDRQKYHDRTREYRRDEYRSDRHRDDKRRDRHRDHRFDRERSHKSSRRDSRSRSRDSRRRRSKSRYREGSHERRHHTKDRDRSKRDLSVEIEQELQHLRKLSDLKQAAAAKMEKSNHSESESESKPVSAENSNSNSSQQRKMESDFHKMFNNSNSKTDYVPEIQTEEERIEFQKKMQEKLQAHLAAEGKLYPRPKPSPAINSVTGFANDGSFLEMFKKMQEQSQTAYAGYQTMTDESTIAQTYPGYVPQVAQSVTTLHQQQQQLQQQPVPVSIVGRRRGGKILKTGIVKKQRPIEDSYVETPNDAWNLYLQEVQKYKNASCDADSKTRPLVK from the coding sequence ATGCAGCAAAACGATTACCGCTCAGCTATAGTCCGCGACAGAGATCGCGAGGAGAGACACCGTAGCCGTGACCGTGAGCACGATCGTGACCGGGATCGAGAGCGTGAGCGAATGCGAGATCGCAGCCGTGACCGGCAGAAGTACCACGACCGGACTCGTGAGTATCGTCGCGATGAATATCGCTCGGATCGTCACAGAGATGATAAACGTAGAGATCGGCACCGGGATCATCGGTTTGACCGGGAGCGTAGTCACAAGAGTTCACGCAGAGATAGCAGAAGTAGAAGTCGGGACAGTCGACGAAGACGAAGCAAGTCTCGGTATCGAGAAGGTTCGCACGAACGCCGGCACCATACTAAAGACCGAGACCGATCCAAGCGCGATTTATCGGTCGAAATTGAGCAAGAATTGcaacatttgagaaaattgtctGACTTGAAACAAGCAGCTGCAGCGAAAATGGAAAAATCAAATCACAGCGAATCTGAATCGGAATCTAAACCAGTGTCTGCGGAAAATTCCAACAGTAATAGCTCTCAGCAAAGGAAAATGGAATCAGATTTCCACAAAATGTTCAACAATAGCAACAGTAAAACTGATTATGTGCCAGAGATCCAAACCGAAGAGGAGCGCATAGAATTCCAGAAAAAGATGCAAGAGAAACTGCAAGCTCATCTGGCTGCCGAAGGCAAACTGTATCCTCGGCCGAAGCCTTCGCCGGCAATCAATTCCGTGACGGGATTTGCGAACGATGGGTCATTTttggaaatgttcaaaaaaatgCAAGAACAGTCCCAAACTGCGTACGCCGGTTACCAAACCATGACCGATGAAAGTACAATCGCACAAACCTACCCGGGCTATGTGCCCCAGGTGGCACAATCGGTCACGACCCTGcatcagcaacagcagcaactaCAACAGCAACCAGTCCCTGTGTCGATTGTTGGTCGTCGACGGGGCGGAAAGATTCTCAAAACCGGTATCGTGAAAAAGCAGAGACCAATTGAAGATTCGTACGTTGAAACCCCCAACGATGCCTGGAATCTATACCTGCAGGAGGTGCAGAAGTACAAGAACGCTTCATGTGATGCCGATTCCAAAACGCGTCCGTTAGTCAAATAA
- the LOC131436570 gene encoding FAD-linked sulfhydryl oxidase ALR encodes MPAAESSQPTGKEPVPCRTCVDFKSWSKQQRKALSTNASNNKPSEVAVSNVGDNSKPTDSPPSGPPAHCPLDKERLGQHTWGLLHTMAAYFPDSPTNEEQNNVRRFFDSFAKVYPCEYCAKDFQNELKKSPPETNSQHLLSQWLCRMHNKVNAKLGKPEFDCSKVNERWRDGPNDGSCD; translated from the exons atgccAGCAGCAGAATCATCGCAACCGACCGGTAAAGAACCGGTACCTTGCCGAACATGTGTGGATTTTAAATCGTGGTCAAAGCAACAGCGGAAAGCTCTATCTACCAATGCAAGTAACAACAAACCGTCAGAGGTAGCAGTATCTAATGTCGGAGATAATTCCAAACCGACGGATTCCCCTCCTAGTGGTCCTCCTGCACACTGTCCCTTGGATAAAGAGCGCCTAGGGCAACACACATGGGGTTTGTTACACACGATGGCAGCCTACTTTCCTGATAGCCCTACCAACGAAGAGCAAAACAACGTCCGGCGTTTTTTTGATTCGTTTGCAAAGGTTTACCCGTGTGAATACTGTGCGAAGGATTTTCAAAATGA actgaaaaagtcgccaccAGAAACAAACTCGCAGCATTTACTATCACAGTGGCTTTGTCGTATGCACAACAAGGTCAATGCAAAGCTGGGGAAGCCAGAGTTCGATTGTTCTAAGGTAAACGAGCGTTGGAGAGATGGTCCCAATGACGGCTCCTGTGATTAG